A single Mangifera indica cultivar Alphonso chromosome 20, CATAS_Mindica_2.1, whole genome shotgun sequence DNA region contains:
- the LOC123204432 gene encoding probable trehalase isoform X1, whose product MAFFSHNSNPFSLFLFTYLILLPTTMDIAEASSIESCSVNTGPVIPTTPLVKFLQTLQETALRTFGGINFDPKTYVDLSLKSSLSTTVDAFHKLQRNATGEISVQDLSKFIEDYFLGAGDDLVIYDPPDFVPKPEGFLPKVENSKVRAWALEVHSLWKNLSRKVSHSVLNQPEFHTLLPLPGPVVIPGSRFREAYYWDSYWIIRVCRGLMASKMYTTAKSILTNLMSFIDKYGHVLNAARVYCTNRSQPPLLSAMVHELYKRTGDLELVRKALPALLKEYQFWNTGIHSVTIQDNRARSHKLSRYYAMWNKPRPESTTIDKAWASKLLNSSSKQHFYREVASTAESGWDFSTRWMRNTSDITTLSTTSILPVDLNVFILRMELDIAFFAKVVGDNKTSESFLEASERRKQAINSVFWNEEMRQWLDYWLECGATPEGCQVWKASNQNHNTYASNYVPLWINLFNSDTSLVKKVKKSLKSSGLVRAVGIATSLANSGNQWDFPNGWAPLQHMIIEGLSSSESEEARSLAKDIAIRWIRTNYVAYKKTGAMHEKYNVEKCGDFGGGGEYIPQTGFGWSNGVVLALLEEFGWPKDLKIDCQ is encoded by the exons ATGGCCTTCTTTTCTCACAACAGTAACCCCTTCAGTTTGTTTCTGTTTACATATTTGATCTTGTTACCAACAACCATGGACATCGCTGAAGCTTCTTCGATAGAATCATGCAGTGTTAATACTGGCCCTGTTATCCCCACAACCCCTCTGGTGAAGTTCCTTCAAACTTTGCAAGAGACTGCGTTAAGAACTTTTGGTGGAATTAACTTTGATCCCAAAACGTACGTTGACTTGTCTTTGAAGTCAAGTCTTTCCACAACAGTCGACGCTTTTCACAAGTTGCAACGAAACGCTACTGGGGAAATTTCGGTTCAAGACCTGAGCAAGTTTATTGAGGATTACTTTCTAGGTGCTGGAGATGATCTTGTTATTTATGACCCACCGGATTTTGTTCCTAAACCGGAGGGTTTTTTGCCTAAGGTTGAGAATTCTAAAGTGAGAGCATGGGCGTTGGAAGTGCATTCTTTGTGGAAAAATTTGAGTCGGAAAGTCTCTCACTCTGTTCTGAACCAGCCTGAGTTTCATACTTTACTTCCCCTTCCTGGACCGGTTGTTATTCCGGGGTCTCGCTTTAGAGAGGCCTACTATTGGGATTCTTACTGGATTATAAG AGTGTGCAGGGGCTTGATGGCAAGCAAAATGTATACCACAGCAAAATCAATTCTGACTAATCTCATGTCCTTCATTGATAAATATGGTCATGTTCTTAATGCTGCAAGGGTCTATTGCACCAATAGGAG CCAGCCTCCCCTACTGAGTGCGATGGTTCACGAATTATACAAGCGAACTGGTGACTTGGAATTGGTTAGAAAGGCTCTTCCTGCTCTGCTCAAAGAATATCAATTTTGGAATACAG GAATACACAGTGTGACAATCCAAGATAATCGAGCTAGGAGCCACAAATTAAGTCGGTACTATGCAATGTGGAACAAACCTAGACCTGAATCTACTACCATA GACAAGGCATGGGCTTCCAAGCTCTTAAACAGTTCTTCGAAACAGCATTTTTACAGGGAAGTAGCTTCGACTGCTGAATCTGGATGGGATTTCAGTACAAGATGGATGAg GAATACATCAGATATCACCACTTTGTCCACAACATCAATTTTACCTGTTGACTTGAATGTATTCATACTCAGG ATGGAACTTGACATTGCCTTCTTTGCAAAAGTAGTTGGAGATAATAAGACTTCTGAGAGCTTTTTGGAAGCTTCTGAAAGAAGAAAACAGGCGATCAACAGTGTATTCTGGAATGAAGAGATGAGGCAATGGCTTGATTACTGGCTTGAGTGTGGAGCCACCCCTGAG GGATGTCAAGTATGGAAAGCTTCTAACCAGAATCATAACACTTATGCTTCAAATTACGTGCCTCTATGGATTAATTTGTTCAACTCAG ATACTTCTCTGGTGAAGAAGGTTAAAAAAAGTCTTAAAAGTTCAGGCCTGGTTCGTGCTGTTGGAATTGCAACTTCTTTGGCAAATTCAGGAAATCAATG GGACTTTCCCAACGGTTGGGCGCCACTTCAACACATGATAATAGAAGGTTTGTCAAGTTCAGAATCAGAAGAGGCAAGGTCACTGGCTAAAGACATCGCGATAAGGTGGATCAGAACTAACTATGTTGCCTACAAGAAAACTGGTGCTATGcatgaaaaatataatgtgGAAAAGTGTGGAGATTTCGGAGGTGGTGGTGAATACATACCACAG ACTGGTTTTGGTTGGTCAAATGGAGTTGTGTTAGCATTGTTGGAGGAATTTGGATGGCCAAAAGACCTGAAGATAGATTGCCAGTGA
- the LOC123204432 gene encoding probable trehalase isoform X2, which translates to MAFFSHNSNPFSLFLFTYLILLPTTMDIAEASSIESCSVNTGPVIPTTPLVKFLQTLQETALRTFGGINFDPKTYVDLSLKSSLSTTVDAFHKLQRNATGEISVQDLSKFIEDYFLGAGDDLVIYDPPDFVPKPEGFLPKVENSKVRAWALEVHSLWKNLSRKVSHSVLNQPEFHTLLPLPGPVVIPGSRFREAYYWDSYWIIRGLMASKMYTTAKSILTNLMSFIDKYGHVLNAARVYCTNRSQPPLLSAMVHELYKRTGDLELVRKALPALLKEYQFWNTGIHSVTIQDNRARSHKLSRYYAMWNKPRPESTTIDKAWASKLLNSSSKQHFYREVASTAESGWDFSTRWMRNTSDITTLSTTSILPVDLNVFILRMELDIAFFAKVVGDNKTSESFLEASERRKQAINSVFWNEEMRQWLDYWLECGATPEGCQVWKASNQNHNTYASNYVPLWINLFNSDTSLVKKVKKSLKSSGLVRAVGIATSLANSGNQWDFPNGWAPLQHMIIEGLSSSESEEARSLAKDIAIRWIRTNYVAYKKTGAMHEKYNVEKCGDFGGGGEYIPQTGFGWSNGVVLALLEEFGWPKDLKIDCQ; encoded by the exons ATGGCCTTCTTTTCTCACAACAGTAACCCCTTCAGTTTGTTTCTGTTTACATATTTGATCTTGTTACCAACAACCATGGACATCGCTGAAGCTTCTTCGATAGAATCATGCAGTGTTAATACTGGCCCTGTTATCCCCACAACCCCTCTGGTGAAGTTCCTTCAAACTTTGCAAGAGACTGCGTTAAGAACTTTTGGTGGAATTAACTTTGATCCCAAAACGTACGTTGACTTGTCTTTGAAGTCAAGTCTTTCCACAACAGTCGACGCTTTTCACAAGTTGCAACGAAACGCTACTGGGGAAATTTCGGTTCAAGACCTGAGCAAGTTTATTGAGGATTACTTTCTAGGTGCTGGAGATGATCTTGTTATTTATGACCCACCGGATTTTGTTCCTAAACCGGAGGGTTTTTTGCCTAAGGTTGAGAATTCTAAAGTGAGAGCATGGGCGTTGGAAGTGCATTCTTTGTGGAAAAATTTGAGTCGGAAAGTCTCTCACTCTGTTCTGAACCAGCCTGAGTTTCATACTTTACTTCCCCTTCCTGGACCGGTTGTTATTCCGGGGTCTCGCTTTAGAGAGGCCTACTATTGGGATTCTTACTGGATTATAAG GGGCTTGATGGCAAGCAAAATGTATACCACAGCAAAATCAATTCTGACTAATCTCATGTCCTTCATTGATAAATATGGTCATGTTCTTAATGCTGCAAGGGTCTATTGCACCAATAGGAG CCAGCCTCCCCTACTGAGTGCGATGGTTCACGAATTATACAAGCGAACTGGTGACTTGGAATTGGTTAGAAAGGCTCTTCCTGCTCTGCTCAAAGAATATCAATTTTGGAATACAG GAATACACAGTGTGACAATCCAAGATAATCGAGCTAGGAGCCACAAATTAAGTCGGTACTATGCAATGTGGAACAAACCTAGACCTGAATCTACTACCATA GACAAGGCATGGGCTTCCAAGCTCTTAAACAGTTCTTCGAAACAGCATTTTTACAGGGAAGTAGCTTCGACTGCTGAATCTGGATGGGATTTCAGTACAAGATGGATGAg GAATACATCAGATATCACCACTTTGTCCACAACATCAATTTTACCTGTTGACTTGAATGTATTCATACTCAGG ATGGAACTTGACATTGCCTTCTTTGCAAAAGTAGTTGGAGATAATAAGACTTCTGAGAGCTTTTTGGAAGCTTCTGAAAGAAGAAAACAGGCGATCAACAGTGTATTCTGGAATGAAGAGATGAGGCAATGGCTTGATTACTGGCTTGAGTGTGGAGCCACCCCTGAG GGATGTCAAGTATGGAAAGCTTCTAACCAGAATCATAACACTTATGCTTCAAATTACGTGCCTCTATGGATTAATTTGTTCAACTCAG ATACTTCTCTGGTGAAGAAGGTTAAAAAAAGTCTTAAAAGTTCAGGCCTGGTTCGTGCTGTTGGAATTGCAACTTCTTTGGCAAATTCAGGAAATCAATG GGACTTTCCCAACGGTTGGGCGCCACTTCAACACATGATAATAGAAGGTTTGTCAAGTTCAGAATCAGAAGAGGCAAGGTCACTGGCTAAAGACATCGCGATAAGGTGGATCAGAACTAACTATGTTGCCTACAAGAAAACTGGTGCTATGcatgaaaaatataatgtgGAAAAGTGTGGAGATTTCGGAGGTGGTGGTGAATACATACCACAG ACTGGTTTTGGTTGGTCAAATGGAGTTGTGTTAGCATTGTTGGAGGAATTTGGATGGCCAAAAGACCTGAAGATAGATTGCCAGTGA
- the LOC123204433 gene encoding probable trehalase isoform X1 produces the protein MAFFSHNSNPFSLFLFTYLILLLTVMNIAEASSVESCSANTGPVIPTTPLVEFLQTLQETALRTFGGTNFDPKTYVDLSLKSSLSTTVDAFHKLQRNATGEISVQDLSKFIEDYFLGAGDDLVIADPPDFVPKPEGFLLKVENSKVRAWALEVHSLWKNLSRKVSHSVLNQPEFHTLLPLPRPAIIPGSRFREVYYWDSYWVIRGLMASKMYTTAKSIVTNLLSFIDKYGHVLNGARVYYTNRSQPPLLSAMVHELYKQTGDLELVRKALPALLKEYQFWNTGIHGVTIQDSRARSHKLSRYYAMWNKPRPESTTIDKAWASKLLNSSEKQHFYREVASTAESGWDFSTRWMRNTSDITTLSTTSILPVDLNVFILRMELDIAFFAKVVGDDKTSESFLEASERRKQAINTIFWNEEMGQWLDYWLDSGATPEGCQVWKASNQNHNTYASNYVPLWINLFNSDTSLVKKVKKSLKSSGLVRAVGIATSLVNSGNQWDFPNGWAPLQHMIIEGLSSSESEEARSLAKDIAVRWIRTNYVAYQKTGAMHEKYNVEKCGDFGGGGEYIPQTGFGWSNGVVLALLEEFGWPKDLKIDCQ, from the exons ATGGCCTTCTTTTCTCACAACAGTAACCCCTTCAGTTTGTTTCTGTTTACATATTTGATCTTGTTACTAACAGTCATGAACATCGCTGAAGCTTCGTCAGTAGAATCATGCAGTGCCAATACTGGCCCTGTTATCCCCACAACCCCTCTGGTAGAGTTCCTTCAAACTTTGCAAGAGACTGCGTTAAGAACTTTCGGTGGAACTAACTTTGATCCCAAAACGTACGTTGACTTGTCTTTGAAGTCAAGTCTTTCCACAACAGTCGACGCTTTTCACAAGTTGCAACGAAACGCTACTGGGGAAATTTCGGTTCAAGATCTGAGCAAGTTTATTGAGGATTACTTTCTGGGTGCTGGAGATGATCTTGTTATTGCTGACCCACCGGATTTTGTTCCTAAACCGGAGGGTTTTTTGCTTAAGGTTGAGAATTCTAAAGTGAGAGCATGGGCGTTGGAAGTGCATTCTTTGTGGAAAAATTTGAGTCGGAAAGTTTCTCACTCTGTTCTGAACCAGCCTGAGTTTCATACTTTGCTTCCCCTTCCTCGACCGGCTATTATTCCCGGGTCTCGCTTTAGGGAGGTCTACTATTGGGATTCTTACTGGGTTATAAG GGGTTTGATGGCAAGCAAAATGTATACCACAGCAAAATCAATTGTGACTAATCTCTTGTCCTTCATTGATAAATATGGTCATGTTCTTAATGGTGCAAGGGTCTATTACACCAATAGGAG CCAACCTCCCCTACTGAGTGCGATGGTGCACGAATTATACAAGCAAACTGGTGACTTGGAATTGGTTAGAAAGGCTCTTCCTGCTCTGCTCAAAGAATATCAATTTTGGAATACAG GAATACACGGTGTGACAATCCAAGATAGTCGAGCTAGGAGCCACAAATTAAGTCGGTACTATGCAATGTGGAACAAACCTAGACCTGAATCTACTACCATA GACAAGGCATGGGCTTCCAAGCTCTTAAACAGTTCTGAGAAACAGCATTTTTACAGGGAAGTAGCTTCGACTGCTGAATCTGGATGGGATTTCAGTACAAGATGGATGAg GAATACATCAGATATCACCACTTTGTCCACAACATCAATTTTACCTGTTGACTTGAATGTATTCATACTGAGG ATGGAACTTGACATTGCCTTCTTTGCAAAAGTAGTTGGAGATGATAAGACTTCTGAGAGCTTTTTGGAAGCTTCTGAAAGAAGAAAACAGGCGATCAACACTATATTCTGGAATGAAGAGATGGGGCAATGGCTTGATTACTGGCTTGATAGTGGAGCGACCCCTGAG GGATGTCAAGTATGGAAAGCTTCTAACCAGAATCATAATACATATGCTTCAAATTACGTGCCTCTATGGATTAATTTGTTCAACTCAG ATACTTCTCTGGTGAAGAAGGTTAAAAAAAGTCTTAAAAGTTCAGGCCTGGTTCGTGCTGTTGGAATTGCAACTTCTTTGGTAAATTCAGGAAATCAATG GGACTTTCCCAACGGTTGGGCGCCACTTCAACACATGATAATAGAAGGTTTGTCAAGTTCAGAATCAGAAGAAGCAAGGTCACTGGCTAAAGACATCGCGGTGAGGTGGATCAGAACCAACTATGTTGCCTACCAGAAAACTGGTGCTATGcatgaaaaatataatgtgGAAAAGTGTGGAGATTTCGGAGGTGGCGGTGAATACATACCACAG ACTGGTTTTGGTTGGTCAAATGGAGTTGTGTTAGCATTGTTGGAGGAATTTGGATGGCCAAAAGACCTGAAGATAGATTGCCAGTAA
- the LOC123204433 gene encoding trehalase-like isoform X2, with amino-acid sequence MNIAEASSVESCSANTGPVIPTTPLVEFLQTLQETALRTFGGTNFDPKTYVDLSLKSSLSTTVDAFHKLQRNATGEISVQDLSKFIEDYFLGAGDDLVIADPPDFVPKPEGFLLKVENSKVRAWALEVHSLWKNLSRKVSHSVLNQPEFHTLLPLPRPAIIPGSRFREVYYWDSYWVIRGLMASKMYTTAKSIVTNLLSFIDKYGHVLNGARVYYTNRSQPPLLSAMVHELYKQTGDLELVRKALPALLKEYQFWNTGIHGVTIQDSRARSHKLSRYYAMWNKPRPESTTIDKAWASKLLNSSEKQHFYREVASTAESGWDFSTRWMRNTSDITTLSTTSILPVDLNVFILRMELDIAFFAKVVGDDKTSESFLEASERRKQAINTIFWNEEMGQWLDYWLDSGATPEGCQVWKASNQNHNTYASNYVPLWINLFNSDTSLVKKVKKSLKSSGLVRAVGIATSLVNSGNQWDFPNGWAPLQHMIIEGLSSSESEEARSLAKDIAVRWIRTNYVAYQKTGAMHEKYNVEKCGDFGGGGEYIPQTGFGWSNGVVLALLEEFGWPKDLKIDCQ; translated from the exons ATGAACATCGCTGAAGCTTCGTCAGTAGAATCATGCAGTGCCAATACTGGCCCTGTTATCCCCACAACCCCTCTGGTAGAGTTCCTTCAAACTTTGCAAGAGACTGCGTTAAGAACTTTCGGTGGAACTAACTTTGATCCCAAAACGTACGTTGACTTGTCTTTGAAGTCAAGTCTTTCCACAACAGTCGACGCTTTTCACAAGTTGCAACGAAACGCTACTGGGGAAATTTCGGTTCAAGATCTGAGCAAGTTTATTGAGGATTACTTTCTGGGTGCTGGAGATGATCTTGTTATTGCTGACCCACCGGATTTTGTTCCTAAACCGGAGGGTTTTTTGCTTAAGGTTGAGAATTCTAAAGTGAGAGCATGGGCGTTGGAAGTGCATTCTTTGTGGAAAAATTTGAGTCGGAAAGTTTCTCACTCTGTTCTGAACCAGCCTGAGTTTCATACTTTGCTTCCCCTTCCTCGACCGGCTATTATTCCCGGGTCTCGCTTTAGGGAGGTCTACTATTGGGATTCTTACTGGGTTATAAG GGGTTTGATGGCAAGCAAAATGTATACCACAGCAAAATCAATTGTGACTAATCTCTTGTCCTTCATTGATAAATATGGTCATGTTCTTAATGGTGCAAGGGTCTATTACACCAATAGGAG CCAACCTCCCCTACTGAGTGCGATGGTGCACGAATTATACAAGCAAACTGGTGACTTGGAATTGGTTAGAAAGGCTCTTCCTGCTCTGCTCAAAGAATATCAATTTTGGAATACAG GAATACACGGTGTGACAATCCAAGATAGTCGAGCTAGGAGCCACAAATTAAGTCGGTACTATGCAATGTGGAACAAACCTAGACCTGAATCTACTACCATA GACAAGGCATGGGCTTCCAAGCTCTTAAACAGTTCTGAGAAACAGCATTTTTACAGGGAAGTAGCTTCGACTGCTGAATCTGGATGGGATTTCAGTACAAGATGGATGAg GAATACATCAGATATCACCACTTTGTCCACAACATCAATTTTACCTGTTGACTTGAATGTATTCATACTGAGG ATGGAACTTGACATTGCCTTCTTTGCAAAAGTAGTTGGAGATGATAAGACTTCTGAGAGCTTTTTGGAAGCTTCTGAAAGAAGAAAACAGGCGATCAACACTATATTCTGGAATGAAGAGATGGGGCAATGGCTTGATTACTGGCTTGATAGTGGAGCGACCCCTGAG GGATGTCAAGTATGGAAAGCTTCTAACCAGAATCATAATACATATGCTTCAAATTACGTGCCTCTATGGATTAATTTGTTCAACTCAG ATACTTCTCTGGTGAAGAAGGTTAAAAAAAGTCTTAAAAGTTCAGGCCTGGTTCGTGCTGTTGGAATTGCAACTTCTTTGGTAAATTCAGGAAATCAATG GGACTTTCCCAACGGTTGGGCGCCACTTCAACACATGATAATAGAAGGTTTGTCAAGTTCAGAATCAGAAGAAGCAAGGTCACTGGCTAAAGACATCGCGGTGAGGTGGATCAGAACCAACTATGTTGCCTACCAGAAAACTGGTGCTATGcatgaaaaatataatgtgGAAAAGTGTGGAGATTTCGGAGGTGGCGGTGAATACATACCACAG ACTGGTTTTGGTTGGTCAAATGGAGTTGTGTTAGCATTGTTGGAGGAATTTGGATGGCCAAAAGACCTGAAGATAGATTGCCAGTAA
- the LOC123203865 gene encoding uncharacterized protein LOC123203865 isoform X3, whose amino-acid sequence MGDFSIHISANLVNRLAEDGQKLKKKTKKTKTKTLQEPEKSQTKVNQKQTLDDSKTQQGILSPGWPRQPPFFMPVNPSTQYAELDAIRSVLQESERVLEKLHKQEENMVQEVTERAKNLHEKEFKLPYQKPLPCLTEKEACEACYKDFAKDPLKCSQVLRTYADCSRRARQQ is encoded by the exons ATGggtgatttttcaattcatatcAGTGCAAACCTTGTCAATCGACTTGCTGAGGATGGTCagaagttaaagaaaaaaacaaagaaaacaaaaaccaagACATTACAAGAACCCGAAAAGTCCCAAACTAAGGTAAATCAGAAGCAAACATTGGATGATTCTAAAACACAGCAGGGGATTCTGTCTCCTGGATGGCCACGTCAGCCTCCATTTTTCATGCCAGTAAACCCATCTACACAGTATGCAGAGCTAGATGCCATTAGATCTGTTCTTCAAGAGAGTGAGAGGGTTTTGGAAAAGTTGCACAAGCAGGAAGAGAACATGGTGCAGGAAGTAACAGAAAGAGCTAAAAATCTCCATGAAAAGGAATTTAAGCTTCCATACCAGAAGCCTTTGCCCTGCTTGACAGAGAAAGAGGCTTGTGAGGCCTGTTACAAGGACTTTGCCAAAGATCCCCTTAAATGTAGCCAGGTGCTTAGAACTTATGCAGATTGTTCTCGCAGAGCAAGGCAGCAA TAG
- the LOC123203865 gene encoding uncharacterized protein LOC123203865 isoform X2 encodes MGDFSIHISANLVNRLAEDGQKLKKKTKKTKTKTLQEPEKSQTKVNQKQTLDDSKTQQGILSPGWPRQPPFFMPVNPSTQYAELDAIRSVLQESERVLEKLHKQEENMVQEVTERAKNLHEKEFKLPYQKPLPCLTEKEACEACYKDFAKDPLKCSQVLRTYADCSRRARQQV; translated from the exons ATGggtgatttttcaattcatatcAGTGCAAACCTTGTCAATCGACTTGCTGAGGATGGTCagaagttaaagaaaaaaacaaagaaaacaaaaaccaagACATTACAAGAACCCGAAAAGTCCCAAACTAAGGTAAATCAGAAGCAAACATTGGATGATTCTAAAACACAGCAGGGGATTCTGTCTCCTGGATGGCCACGTCAGCCTCCATTTTTCATGCCAGTAAACCCATCTACACAGTATGCAGAGCTAGATGCCATTAGATCTGTTCTTCAAGAGAGTGAGAGGGTTTTGGAAAAGTTGCACAAGCAGGAAGAGAACATGGTGCAGGAAGTAACAGAAAGAGCTAAAAATCTCCATGAAAAGGAATTTAAGCTTCCATACCAGAAGCCTTTGCCCTGCTTGACAGAGAAAGAGGCTTGTGAGGCCTGTTACAAGGACTTTGCCAAAGATCCCCTTAAATGTAGCCAGGTGCTTAGAACTTATGCAGATTGTTCTCGCAGAGCAAGGCAGCAA GTCTGA
- the LOC123203865 gene encoding uncharacterized protein LOC123203865 isoform X1, which translates to MGDFSIHISANLVNRLAEDGQKLKKKTKKTKTKTLQEPEKSQTKVNQKQTLDDSKTQQGILSPGWPRQPPFFMPVNPSTQYAELDAIRSVLQESERVLEKLHKQEENMVQEVTERAKNLHEKEFKLPYQKPLPCLTEKEACEACYKDFAKDPLKCSQVLRTYADCSRRARQQVSVADK; encoded by the coding sequence ATGggtgatttttcaattcatatcAGTGCAAACCTTGTCAATCGACTTGCTGAGGATGGTCagaagttaaagaaaaaaacaaagaaaacaaaaaccaagACATTACAAGAACCCGAAAAGTCCCAAACTAAGGTAAATCAGAAGCAAACATTGGATGATTCTAAAACACAGCAGGGGATTCTGTCTCCTGGATGGCCACGTCAGCCTCCATTTTTCATGCCAGTAAACCCATCTACACAGTATGCAGAGCTAGATGCCATTAGATCTGTTCTTCAAGAGAGTGAGAGGGTTTTGGAAAAGTTGCACAAGCAGGAAGAGAACATGGTGCAGGAAGTAACAGAAAGAGCTAAAAATCTCCATGAAAAGGAATTTAAGCTTCCATACCAGAAGCCTTTGCCCTGCTTGACAGAGAAAGAGGCTTGTGAGGCCTGTTACAAGGACTTTGCCAAAGATCCCCTTAAATGTAGCCAGGTGCTTAGAACTTATGCAGATTGTTCTCGCAGAGCAAGGCAGCAAGTGAGTGTTGCAGATAAGTAG
- the LOC123204159 gene encoding short-chain dehydrogenase TIC 32 A, chloroplastic-like, whose protein sequence is MLDTVKYLIGAAGASGYGSKSTAEQVTENCHDLRSITVIITGATSGIGAETARVLAKRGARLVLPARSLKAAEEAKERIASESPGSEIIVMALDLSSLKSVRNFVSEFESLKLPLNLLINNAGKFAHEHAISEDGIEMTFATNYIGHFLLTKLLLKKMIETAKATGVQGRIVNVSSSIHTWFAGDMMRYLAQISRNKSPYDATRAYALSKLANVLHTKELARRLKEMDANVTVNCVHPGIVRTRLTREREGFLTDLVFFLTSKLVKTIPQAAATTCYVSIHPRLENVSGKYFADCNEAWTSKLGSNSSEAARLWATSEILVSRDPKERF, encoded by the exons ATGCTCGACACTGTGAAGTACCTTATCGGCGCAGCTGGCGCCAGTGGCTACGGCTCCAAATCCACTGCCGAGCAAGTCACCGAAAACTGTCATGATTTACGATCCATTACCGTTATCATCACCG GCGCCACGTCAGGTATAGGGGCCGAGACAGCTCGGGTATTAGCCAAGCGAGGCGCCAGACTGGTGCTACCGGCTCGGAGTCTCAAAGCTGCTGAGGAGGCCAAGGAGCGTATCGCGTCCGAGTCTCCCGGTTCGGAGATTATTGTTATGGCTCTTGATCTTAGCTCTCTCAAATCCGTTAGAAACTTCGTCTCAGAGTTCGAGTCGCTTAAGTTACCTCTCAATCTCCTCAT AAACAACGCCGGCAAATTTGCACACGAGCATGCAATATCTGAAGATGGTATTGAGATGACCTTTGCCACTAATTATATAGGTCATTTTTTATTGACTAAACTGTTACTGAAGAAGATGATCGAAACTGCAAAAGCCACCGGCGTTCAAGGCCGAATAGTTAATGTATCATCGAGCATCCACACTTGGTTCGCCGGCGATATGATGCGATATCTGGCACAGATATCGCGAAACAAAAG TCCCTACGATGCGACACGTGCTTATGCTCTTTCGAAGCTCGCTAACGTTTTGCACACCAAGGAGCTTGCTCGGAGACTCAAG GAAATGGACGCCAACGTGACTGTCAATTGTGTTCATCCTGGCATCGTGAGAACCCGACTCACCAGAGAACGAGAAGGCTTTCTCACAg aTCTTGTATTCTTCTTGACCTCAAAGCTTGTGAAGACCATTCCTCAG GCTGCTGCTACGACATGTTATGTTTCTATTCATCCGAGACTTGAAAATGTTTCTGGAAAGTATTTTGCGGATTGCAATGAAGCTTGGACGTCAAAATTGGGATCCAACTCTAGTGAAGCTGCACGATTATGGGCCACTTCTGAAATTTTGGTTTCTAGAGACCCTAAAGAACgcttttaa